The sequence TGTTCCAGAAGGTCCTGGAGGAAGGACTAGCTGGTGATAACGTCGGGGTTCTGCTCCGGGGTATCCAAAAGACAGATGTGGAACGGGGTATGGTGATTGCCAAGCCCGGTTCAATCACGCCTCACACTCTGTTTGAAGCTGAGGTGTATGTCCTTCAGGAAAAAGAAGGTGGCCGGAAAACACCATTCTTCCCAGGCTATCGTCCCCAGTTCTACGTGCGGACAACTGATGTAACTGGTACGATTACAGCTTTCACTGCGGATGATGGCAGCGCCGCCGAAATGGTTATGCCGGGAGACCGCGTTAAAATGACTGTTGAGTTAATTAACGCGATCGCTATTGAGCAGGGAATGCGCTTCGCTATCCGTGAAGGCGGTCGCACCATTGGTGCAGGCGTCGTCGCCAAGATCTTGAAGTAGGTTTCGTTCTAAACAAAAGAGGAGCAGAAAGTTTAATAATTTTCTGCTCCTCTCTTGTCTGAAATTTTTGGCAACTTTGGTCAATAGTTAGTTTGGTATGCATGTGGTTTAAAAGGCCCTATTGCTAACAACTAACAAATAACAACTAATAAATATTCCGAACCTGGAAAACTAAAAATGGCAACTGTTCAACAACAAAAAATTCGCATTCGTCTCAAAGCTTTTGACCGCCGTCTGCTTGACACATCTTGCGAGAAGATTGTGGATACGGCAAATCGCACGCAAGCTACAGCTATAGGCCCCATTCCCTTACCAACCCGCAAAAAGATATATTGTTTATTGCGCTCGCCCCACGTTGATAAGGATTCGCGGGAACATTTTGAAACTCGTACCCACCGCCGCATTATTGATATCTATCAGCCTTCCTCTAAAACAATTGACGCGCTGATGAAACTTGATTTGCCTGCTGGCGTTGATATTGAAGTCAAACTGTAACCGAATCATCGCAGTAGAAGCCGCGCCATCGGGTGCTGCATCATAATTGAGGACTGAGAAGAATTTTATTCTCAGTCCTTACGTCTATTAATGCTTCAGGTTTCATAGATGGGCGACGCCCACCTATGGAACCAGATAAGTTAAAGTAAGTAAAGAATCGCACTTAAAGATAAAAATAGGACAATGGCATCCTCTTCCTCAATTGCAGTTCGAGAACTCCCGTTGTTTCCACTGCCAGAAGTGGTGCTATTTCCAGGGAGACCGTTACCCCTGCACATATTTGAATTTCGCTACAGAATCATGATGAATACGATTCTGGAGAGCGATCGCCGCTTTGGTGTTTTAATGTTTAACCCCGTTAACGGTCAAGTAGCGTCGGTGGGATGTTGCGCTGAAATCATCCACTTCCAACGTCTCCCTGACGATCGTATGAAGATATTAACATTAGGGCAGCAACGATTTCGAGTATTGGAGTACGTCCGCGAAAAACCCTATCGTGTAGGGTTGGTGGAATGGATTGAAGATCAGCCGCCAGAAAAAGACCTCCGCGCATTGGGTACAGAAGTTGAACAACTCCTGCGAGATGTGGTTCGCCTATCGGCAAAGTTGACCGAACGGGAAATGGAGCTACCAGACGACTTGCCTACTCTTCCCAGAGAATTGTCTTATTGGGTAGCTAGCAATCTGTATGGTGTAGCAACCGAACAGCAGGCTCTATTGGAAATGCAGGATACTGCTGGTAGACTGGAGCGCGAAGCCGAGATTCTTACTTCTACTCGCAATCACCTGGCTGCTAGAACAGTCCTTAAGGATGCGCTGGAGTAAATTCGAGGAACCCCAGAGCAGCAGAGGATGTAAAGGGAGGAGCGATCGCTCTCAAGTGTAATTTAATAAGAGCGATCGCATGGGGCAAAATAATGGGTTGGTAATGCCGGGCTACTCAAAACTATCTATCTGGTGTCTTGGTTTAAGTTAAAAAAACCGTACCAGTTACGCACCGCTAGCCAGACAGCACAGAGCAATCCTGCTAGGCTGAGGGTAAGTCCAGTGATGGGTACTAATAATCCCAAAATTGGCATAACTGCGCCAGCGATAGTGCAAATTACTGCTGCTAAAGATGCACGCTTGCTTGCTCCCAAACCCCACGCTAATGTTAGCAGGACAATCGAAAGTAAAGTCCAAGATAGAGGCGCGTTCATTATGCGACTCATATAAGTAAGAGCGAGTAGAGAAGCAAAGAAAACGCCACCAGCGATCGCTACATTTTTCATACTCATCGGTAACGATAAGTACAGCAACAACACCCACCACAAAAATACTCCCGGTGCTAACAATAGCAAACGGGGAATAATGCCTGTATTCGTAATAGTCTCAGTCGCGGTAAACACGCCGAAAGGATTTAGAACAGAAACATTGTCATCAAAAACCCACGTAAACCGCGTTCCTTGGCCCTCAGCTTTTGGCCCTTCAGTTGGTACAATACCGCTAGCAAAATCAGCCCCAGGAAAATTAGCCAGCGCCGACAAGCGGAAGTTTGAAAGTAACTGACCATTAGCGTTATAAACCCAACGCGGGCCTCCAGTAGCTTTATAGGTAACTCGGAATTTAGTCTCTTCCCCTGGTTGTAGGCGGAAAGGAAAACCATAGTCACCCGGATTTTTCTGCTGTAGCCTAGTTCCGTCTCGTTCTACCTTGAAACTTTGCAGTAGCGAGTAGCCGTTAGGCGGCGGTACTTCAAAGAAAAATTGCTGTGTCTCGTTCAGCTTGTTAGTAACTTGGTAGTCACCGCTAAAATCTACACGATAAATTGATCGACCCTTTTGCTGTGGGTCGGAGATTTGATCGATACCAACTTGAACTTGCGAACCAGTTAGCGTTAGTTGTCGGCTAATATCTCGATTTTCGCGTACCCTAACTGTTTTGCCATCCACATATTTATCATATGTGTACGGTTCTTGGATGACGTAGCGCACTTGCGGTGCTGATTGCTCCAATCGCTCTCCCGCCACACTTTGAGCAACTTGAGCTACTCGTGCTTGTTCCCAGTGGTGATAACGATTGCCCAAAGTAGAACAAAGAAAAAATCCTCCCACTAAGAGAATTAATACTAGGGCTAAATGTTGTAAACCTCGCAGCAAGAGAGAGTAGCGAACTACCCAGTCGCCGATGAAAATCGCTTGTTCTGGTTCATCTCTTTTGAGGGAAAAACTCACTAGGGCGATCGCTATCCCTAAGACTGCAACTAGCAAAGCCAATACCAGCGATGCTTTGACTACCTGAGACGCAAATTGCATCAACTCATTTGGATGCGTCAAATCTGGCAAGCCTGGAATACCTTGGGCTGCTTGAAACATATTTTGTACAGACGCTCTAAATTTTCGTCTTTAAGTTTGATTTTTAAAGACTACAGCGTACAAACTATAGTTTCCTAAAGCTCAATGCAGGGTTTATTTGATTTTAGTCAGAGACTTGTCTAATACAAAAATGGACTGCGCCACTTAGATTCGCCCCATCTAAATTTGCCCCTTTTAGATTGGCTCCGCATAAAAACGCCCTACTCAGGTTAGTTCCACTAAGGTTAGCGCCGCTCAAATCTGCGCCCTCCAGATTTGCTGACCCCAAATATGCGCGACTCAAATTAGCATTTCTTAAACTGGCACCATGTAATTTTGCTTCAGTAAGATCTGCTTCGCTAAGATCTGCATAGCTGAGATTTGCTCCTACCAGGTTAGCCTCATGTAAGTTTACCTGATGCAAAACTGCTCGGTTTAAGTTTGCACCAATTAGTTTGGCGTCATCCAAGCTTGCTTTTGTCAGGTTTGCATCAATTAGATCTACCCCAGTTAGCTTCGCTCCAGTTAGATTTGCCCCCTCAAATCTTGACCAACTCAAGTTGGCCATAACCAAACATGCATATTTAAGATTGGCTCCGTTGAGGTTTGCCTCTATCAGGGAAGCCCCGATTAAGTTTGCCTCTTTCAAGATTGCACAGGCTAAGTTTATACACCTCAGAGAAGCGCCTTTTAAGTAAGCTTCCCTAAGCTCAATCTCGCGAAAGTCTCTTATTCCGGCTGCATATTTCTCCAGGAGTTCATCAGCGTCCATATCGCCAGCCTCCTAAACCTTAAGTTTACTTTACAATAAACTAAGAATTTTAACCCTGTGGGTTTATAATTACCTCACACAGAAGACGAATGGAGGCTAAACTGATACAACGCTATAGCTACCAAAAATCTTGAGCGTTTCTGTGTATTTTGTTAATTCGGTTATTGCAGATTGCACAGATGGTTGCCTTGCATCAGCTTCTATATCAATGAAGAATAAATAGTCGCCGAGCGATCGCTTTGTTGGTCGAGATTCAATCCGGCTGAGATTCATCCCCCTACTGGCAAACAACTGTAACGGTTTTACAAGGGCACCTGGAACGTTGGCTGGAACGCTAAATGCTAGCGATGTGTGACTTCCTCCGGGGGAGGGTTCCAAACTCAGTACCCAAAATCGCGTGTAGTTATCGGGATAGTCATTTATAGGACAGGCGAGGATAGGCAAGTTGTAAAGTTGTGCGGCTCTAGACGAAGCGATCGCAGCAGCTTTATAGTCCTCCTCCAAATAATGTAGCGCTTCGGTAGTTGCGTTCATTGGAACAAGCTGCACGGATGGCATAAACTTCTCCAGCCACCCCTGGCACTGAGCTAAAGCCTGCGGATGCGAATAAACTGTCCTAATATCTCCGATTTTCGTGGCTTTTGACAGCAAAGCATGGGAAATTGGCATTACCAACGCCTGTTGAATTTGCAGCCCGCTCAACTGCCACAGAGTATCCATTGTCATAGTTACACTGCCCTCAACAGAATTTTCCATCGGCACAACTGCTAGATGCGCCTGTGCCTGTGCCGCCGCCTTGATTGTCTGAGCAATACTCGGATAGGGGCATAATAATGATTGCTGTCCTGTTTCCCGCGTCAGCCAATTTACATAAGCTAGCGCCGCCGCTTCTGCGTAAGTGCCTGGTGGTCCCAAGTGTGCAACAGATAAATTCATCAAGTAAAGCCCTCAACTTCCTTTCACAGTCATTCTCACCACTTTTTAACCTTTATCTGTAACAAGCTGT is a genomic window of Microcoleus sp. FACHB-831 containing:
- a CDS encoding LON peptidase substrate-binding domain-containing protein, whose product is MASSSSIAVRELPLFPLPEVVLFPGRPLPLHIFEFRYRIMMNTILESDRRFGVLMFNPVNGQVASVGCCAEIIHFQRLPDDRMKILTLGQQRFRVLEYVREKPYRVGLVEWIEDQPPEKDLRALGTEVEQLLRDVVRLSAKLTEREMELPDDLPTLPRELSYWVASNLYGVATEQQALLEMQDTAGRLEREAEILTSTRNHLAARTVLKDALE
- the pheA gene encoding prephenate dehydratase produces the protein MNLSVAHLGPPGTYAEAAALAYVNWLTRETGQQSLLCPYPSIAQTIKAAAQAQAHLAVVPMENSVEGSVTMTMDTLWQLSGLQIQQALVMPISHALLSKATKIGDIRTVYSHPQALAQCQGWLEKFMPSVQLVPMNATTEALHYLEEDYKAAAIASSRAAQLYNLPILACPINDYPDNYTRFWVLSLEPSPGGSHTSLAFSVPANVPGALVKPLQLFASRGMNLSRIESRPTKRSLGDYLFFIDIEADARQPSVQSAITELTKYTETLKIFGSYSVVSV
- the rpsJ gene encoding 30S ribosomal protein S10, producing MATVQQQKIRIRLKAFDRRLLDTSCEKIVDTANRTQATAIGPIPLPTRKKIYCLLRSPHVDKDSREHFETRTHRRIIDIYQPSSKTIDALMKLDLPAGVDIEVKL
- a CDS encoding pentapeptide repeat-containing protein, giving the protein MDADELLEKYAAGIRDFREIELREAYLKGASLRCINLACAILKEANLIGASLIEANLNGANLKYACLVMANLSWSRFEGANLTGAKLTGVDLIDANLTKASLDDAKLIGANLNRAVLHQVNLHEANLVGANLSYADLSEADLTEAKLHGASLRNANLSRAYLGSANLEGADLSGANLSGTNLSRAFLCGANLKGANLDGANLSGAVHFCIRQVSD